From Paraburkholderia sabiae, a single genomic window includes:
- a CDS encoding methyl-accepting chemotaxis protein — protein MLNNITIRQGLTLVIGIFATFLLIVIGVGWGALKFTNDGLENVQQSSAAMNALTSSSEKLLQVRLSLGSYETLFSVGKETEGLLAAAHKVLESSNEDFRTYMAGPFGSDDERKLAQTVADARTALVNQAIEPEHKALVDNDFNTFRTIQGETADRFYGVYAKAIAALQHAQAENQQHAAAQLSRRFMISTALFIAIGAAAVVVGVLARAGLSSAVVKPVNQTIRHFRSMADGDLTTAVKVRSRNEMGQLLQALSQMRDGLVDTVSKVRGSTQSITIGANEIAAGNADLSSRTEQQAAALQETAASMEELSATVKQNTDNAKLASRLAQGALETVVRGSEVVTRVTETMDGITASSRKVGEIIGIIEGIAFQTNILALNAAVEAARAGEQGRGFAVVASEVRALAQRSGAAAKEIRELIGDSTAQVAQGASLVADARKTMEEAMNSVQRVTGIMGEIEGAAHEQSDGIEQINKAIGQIDEVTQQNAALVEQAAAAAKTLEAQAVVLREAVAVFRVDA, from the coding sequence ATGCTCAACAACATCACTATCCGGCAAGGACTGACGCTCGTCATCGGCATTTTTGCGACATTTCTTCTGATCGTGATCGGCGTCGGCTGGGGGGCGCTGAAATTCACCAACGACGGTCTGGAGAACGTGCAGCAGTCGTCGGCGGCGATGAACGCGCTGACGTCGAGTTCCGAGAAGCTCCTGCAGGTGCGGCTGTCGCTTGGCAGCTACGAGACGCTCTTCAGCGTCGGCAAGGAGACGGAAGGACTGCTCGCGGCCGCGCACAAGGTGCTCGAATCGTCGAACGAGGATTTCCGCACGTACATGGCCGGCCCGTTCGGCAGCGACGACGAGCGCAAGCTCGCGCAGACCGTAGCCGACGCGCGCACGGCGCTCGTCAATCAGGCGATCGAACCCGAACACAAGGCGCTCGTCGATAACGACTTCAACACGTTCCGCACGATTCAGGGCGAAACGGCCGACCGCTTCTACGGCGTCTACGCGAAAGCGATCGCCGCGCTTCAGCACGCCCAGGCCGAGAACCAGCAGCATGCCGCGGCGCAACTGAGCCGGCGCTTCATGATTTCGACGGCGCTGTTCATCGCGATCGGCGCGGCTGCCGTCGTGGTCGGCGTGTTGGCGCGCGCGGGGCTGTCGTCGGCTGTGGTGAAGCCGGTGAACCAGACGATCCGCCATTTCCGCAGTATGGCCGACGGCGATCTGACGACGGCCGTCAAGGTGCGTTCGCGCAACGAGATGGGTCAGCTGTTGCAGGCGCTGTCGCAGATGCGCGACGGGCTCGTCGACACGGTGTCGAAAGTACGCGGCAGCACGCAGTCGATCACGATCGGCGCGAACGAGATCGCGGCCGGCAACGCGGACCTGTCGAGCCGCACCGAGCAGCAGGCGGCCGCGCTGCAGGAGACGGCGGCGAGCATGGAAGAGCTGTCGGCGACCGTCAAGCAGAACACCGACAACGCGAAACTCGCGAGCCGTCTCGCGCAGGGCGCGCTGGAAACAGTGGTGCGCGGCAGCGAGGTGGTGACGCGCGTGACCGAGACGATGGACGGCATCACCGCGTCGTCGCGCAAAGTCGGCGAGATCATCGGCATCATCGAAGGCATTGCGTTTCAGACCAACATCCTGGCGCTGAACGCAGCCGTCGAGGCGGCGCGCGCGGGCGAGCAGGGGCGCGGCTTTGCAGTCGTGGCATCGGAAGTGCGCGCGCTCGCGCAGCGCTCGGGCGCAGCAGCGAAGGAGATCCGAGAGCTGATCGGCGATTCCACGGCACAGGTGGCGCAAGGCGCGTCGCTTGTCGCCGATGCGCGCAAGACGATGGAAGAAGCGATGAACTCGGTGCAGCGCGTGACGGGCATCATGGGCGAGATCGAAGGCGCCGCGCATGAGCAGAGCGACGGCATCGAGCAGATCAACAAGGCGATCGGCCAGATCGATGAGGTGACGCAGCAGAACGCGGCGCTCGTCGAACAGGCTGCGGCTGCGGCAAAGACGCTCGAAGCACAGGCGGTCGTGTTGCGCGAGGCGGTGGCGGTGTTCCGGGTCGACGCATAG